A window from Eubalaena glacialis isolate mEubGla1 chromosome 1, mEubGla1.1.hap2.+ XY, whole genome shotgun sequence encodes these proteins:
- the INPP1 gene encoding inositol polyphosphate 1-phosphatase isoform X2, which translates to MSLQMIWFVFTLGEKIIIRLCPTEEETVDLLNKVLNGNKLASEALAKVVHQDVVFSDPALDAIEINIPQDTLGVWVDPIDSTYQYIKGSADIKSNQGIFPSGLQCVTILIGVYDIQTGVPLMGVINQPFVSQDLNTLRWKGQCYWGLSYMGTNIHSFLPPVSTRNSSETQSQVTPNPSSEAECSHPFSAVISTSEKETVKAALSRVCGERIFRAAGAGYKSLCVVLGLVDIYIFSEDTTFKWDSCAAHAILRAMGGGMVDLKECLERNPNSGLDLPQLVYHVGNRGAAGVDQWANKGGLIAYRSKKQLEAFLSRLLRHLAPVDAHT; encoded by the exons ATGAGTTTACAAATGATTTGG TTTGTCTTTACTCTAGGGGAAAAGATTATCATCAGACTGTGTCCAACAGAGGAAGAAACAGTAGATCTTCTCAACAAAGTCCTTAATGGTAACAAGTTGGCATCTGAAGCATTAGCCAAGGTTGTACATCAGGACGTTGTGTTTAGTGACCCAGCTCTGGATGCAATAGAGATCAACATTCCACAGGACACTTTGGGAGTTTGGGTGGATCCTATAG ATTCAACTTATCAGTATATAAAAGGTTCTGCTGACATTAAATCCAACCAAGGAATCTTTCCCAGTGGACTTCAGTGTGTCACTATTTTAATTGGTGTCTATGACATACAGACAGGGGTGCCCCTGATGGGAGTCATCAACCAACCTTTTGTATCACAAGACCTAAACACCCTCAG GTGGAAAGGACAGTGCTACTGGGGCCTTTCTTACATGGGGACCAATATCCATTCATTTCTGCCTCCCGTCTCTACAAGAAACAGCAGTGAAACGCAGAGCCAAGTGACCCCAAACCCCAGCTCCGAGGCGGAATGCTCCCACCCGTTCTCAGCTGTCATTAGTACAAGTGAAAAGGAGACTGTCAAGGCCGCACTGTCACGTGTGTGTGGAGAGCGCATATTCCGGGCAGCTGGGGCTGGTTACAAGAGCCTCTGTGTTGTCCTCGGCCTTGTTGACATTTACATTTTCTCAGAAGACACCACGTTCAAGTGGGACTCTTGTGCTGCTCACGCCATCCTCAGGGCCATGGGTGGGGGAATGGTGGACTTAAAAGAGTGCTTGGAAAGAAACCCCAACTCGGGGCTTGACTTGCCACAGTTGGTGTACCACGTGGGAAACAGAGGCGCTGCTGGAGTGGACCAGTGGGCCAACAAGGGAGGACTGATCGCTTACAGATCAAAGAAGCAGCTGGAGGCATTCCTGAGCCGCCTCCTCCGACACCTGGCCCCTGTGGATGCACATACATAG
- the INPP1 gene encoding inositol polyphosphate 1-phosphatase isoform X3: protein MQMLLFLEWLGEKIIIRLCPTEEETVDLLNKVLNGNKLASEALAKVVHQDVVFSDPALDAIEINIPQDTLGVWVDPIDSTYQYIKGSADIKSNQGIFPSGLQCVTILIGVYDIQTGVPLMGVINQPFVSQDLNTLRWKGQCYWGLSYMGTNIHSFLPPVSTRNSSETQSQVTPNPSSEAECSHPFSAVISTSEKETVKAALSRVCGERIFRAAGAGYKSLCVVLGLVDIYIFSEDTTFKWDSCAAHAILRAMGGGMVDLKECLERNPNSGLDLPQLVYHVGNRGAAGVDQWANKGGLIAYRSKKQLEAFLSRLLRHLAPVDAHT, encoded by the exons atgcaAATGCTGCTGTTCTTGGAATGGCTAG GGGAAAAGATTATCATCAGACTGTGTCCAACAGAGGAAGAAACAGTAGATCTTCTCAACAAAGTCCTTAATGGTAACAAGTTGGCATCTGAAGCATTAGCCAAGGTTGTACATCAGGACGTTGTGTTTAGTGACCCAGCTCTGGATGCAATAGAGATCAACATTCCACAGGACACTTTGGGAGTTTGGGTGGATCCTATAG ATTCAACTTATCAGTATATAAAAGGTTCTGCTGACATTAAATCCAACCAAGGAATCTTTCCCAGTGGACTTCAGTGTGTCACTATTTTAATTGGTGTCTATGACATACAGACAGGGGTGCCCCTGATGGGAGTCATCAACCAACCTTTTGTATCACAAGACCTAAACACCCTCAG GTGGAAAGGACAGTGCTACTGGGGCCTTTCTTACATGGGGACCAATATCCATTCATTTCTGCCTCCCGTCTCTACAAGAAACAGCAGTGAAACGCAGAGCCAAGTGACCCCAAACCCCAGCTCCGAGGCGGAATGCTCCCACCCGTTCTCAGCTGTCATTAGTACAAGTGAAAAGGAGACTGTCAAGGCCGCACTGTCACGTGTGTGTGGAGAGCGCATATTCCGGGCAGCTGGGGCTGGTTACAAGAGCCTCTGTGTTGTCCTCGGCCTTGTTGACATTTACATTTTCTCAGAAGACACCACGTTCAAGTGGGACTCTTGTGCTGCTCACGCCATCCTCAGGGCCATGGGTGGGGGAATGGTGGACTTAAAAGAGTGCTTGGAAAGAAACCCCAACTCGGGGCTTGACTTGCCACAGTTGGTGTACCACGTGGGAAACAGAGGCGCTGCTGGAGTGGACCAGTGGGCCAACAAGGGAGGACTGATCGCTTACAGATCAAAGAAGCAGCTGGAGGCATTCCTGAGCCGCCTCCTCCGACACCTGGCCCCTGTGGATGCACATACATAG